GGCGATCGAGTTTCCCTCGTCTCTAGTGAACCTACTTACATCGCTGACGAAACTACTCCTCGCTATCGCACAACATCGGAAGGTGTCGCTTATCTGCGAATCGCAGAAGGCTGTGACTACCGTTGCGCTTTTTGCATTATCCCGCACTTGCGCGGAAATCAACGATCGCGCACGATCGAATCTATTGTGGCCGAAGCTAAGCAATTGGCGTCCGAAGGTGTCAAAGAAATTATCTTAATTTCTCAAATTACCACTAACTACGGCAAAGATATCTATGGTGAACCGAAATTAGCCGAACTACTTCGCGCTTTGGGTGAAGTAAATGTGCCTTGGATTCGGATGCACTACGCCTATCCTACAGGTTTGACTCCCCAAGTTGTCGCGGCAATCTGCGAAACGCCCAACGTTTTGCCTTATTTGGATTTACCCCTGCAACATTCGCACCCGGAAATTCTGCGGGCGATGAATCGACCTTTTCAAGCTGGGATTAATGATGCTATAGTCGATAGGCTCAAAGCAGCAATTCCCAACGCCGTGATGCGGACAACTTTTATAGTTGGCTTTCCGGGCGAAACCGACGAACACGCAGCACACTTGCTGGAATTTGTCAAGCGCCACGAATTCGATCACGTCGGAGTATTCGTATTTTCGCCCGAAGAAGGCACCCCAGCCTTCAGCTTGCCCCAGCAAATACCAGCAGAAATCATGGAAATGCGCCGCAATTCGGTAATGGCGGCACAACAACCTATATCATTGAAAAAGAATCAAGAGTCTGTCGGTCAGGTAGTTGATGTCCTGATAGAACAAGAACAGCCAGAGACAGGCGAGTTGATTGGTAGATCCGCCCGGTTTTCCCCAGAAGTAGATGGACTCGTCTATGTGACAGGAGAAGCACGCCTGGGATCGATCGTACCTGTGAAAATTACGAGTTCAGATGTCTACGACCTCTACGGTCAAGTAAATTTTGGATTTTAGATTTTGGATTTTAGATTGAAGAATTGACTTCACCGAAAAATGTGGGGGTGGAACTTTAGTCTAAAATTTGAGGATTGACCCTCATGAGTGTCCAAGGCTTGTATCCGTTTTTGGCCGGGGTCAAGTCAAGCGTGTTACTATAGCGATCGCCTGAGACCGTGTGGCGAAAAAAACCGGACACCAGCCACAAATAATTAGCTGATTCTGCAAGAAAAGTAACAATTAGTGCCAGATTGTGCAAAGATATGTAGAAAAGGGGCTTTAACAGTTGACAGTTGACAGTTGACAGTTGACAGCGAAGTTTTTAGGCAGGGGATTTAACCCCCTATGCTTTGGTAAACTTTTTTACCCCCTCTCTGGCAATCGACCCGCCCCGTCGGGGTGAGGTTATCTCTACAGAACGATCGGAGAATTTTAACGAATTTAATGTTTTGTTTCTGAATGTAAAGAGTTATGATGATAGCAAGCCAGAAATAAGCGGGGAGAATTTGAGATTGCTTCGCCGTCCGCCCTACACCACAACGGTATCCCGAAAGAGTGTTGAGATGGATAGGCGGTAACGGTCGCTGCACCCCCTGTTGAATCCCGCAGGCGACGGATTGCGGGATAGCGCCTGAACCAACAAAACTGTAACTACCATGCAGGTAGTAAAGTGGGGCTGGTCATGATCCTCACTATAAAAAGCCCGCGTAGGGAAAGCTTGCAAGTACCTCAAAGGAAGTCCAATGTACTATTTTAAGAATGTTGGAAGCCGATAACTCGATCGCTGGCGGTTGGTATCGGTGATGTCACAAAATCAAAGACGGCTGTCGAATCGGTAAATTTAGTCACCATCGACGGAGCTGCCCTATACTCGATTGCTATTTAAAAAGGTGCGCGCAGGCGCAGCACCGTACAGAACTCATAGATGAGTTCCTGCCCTAGAGCAGAAATCCGCATCCGAGTTGGGCGACTTAGAAGGCTAAGACTCGTTATTAGGAGCATTAATGAATTTATTGTTTGAAGGCTTGGGTCTTTCGGAAGAACTCGTTCTCCATCTGGAAACACTCGGCTTTACAGAACCTACTCCCATCCAAGTACAAGCAATTCCGCACCTGCTAGCAGGCCGCGACGTTGTAGGACAAGCCCAAACTGGAACGGGCAAAACAGCAGCATTCTCGTTGCCCATCTTGGAGCGGATTGATTTAGATGTAACTGCGGTACAAGCATTGGTACTGACGCCGACTCGCGAATTGGCGATGCAGGTAACTGAAGCTATCCGCGATTTGAGCGGGATCAGCAGCGACGGCCCGGTAAAAGTGGGTCGCTCCTTGCAAGTTCTGACGGTATACGGCGGTCAATCGATCGATCGCCAAATGCAGCGTTTGAAGCGCGGCGTTCACATCGTTGTCGGTACACCCGGACGCATCTTAGATATGCTCAGCCGCGGCAGCCTGAAACTAGACAAGGTACAGTGGCTAGTTTTGGACGAAGCTGACGAAATGCTGAGCATGGGCTTTATCCAAGATGTGGAAAAAATCTTGGATGCTGCACCAAAAGACCGTCAAACAGCATTTTTCTCGGCGACGATGGAAGCTTCCATTCGGAAATTGGTAGCGCGGCATTTGCGTAACCCAGTCAACGTCACCGTAGAACAGCCAAAAGCAACACCGAAGCGCATCAGCCAAGGCGTGTACATGATTCCCCGCGGCTGGTCGAAAGCAAGAGCTTTGCAGCCAATTCTAGAAATGGAAGACCCAGAATCTGCATTGATTTTTGTGCGGACGCGGCAGTCGGCGGCGGAACTTACCAGCCAACTGCAAGCAGCAGGCCACAGCGTTGATGAGTATCACGGTAATTTGAATCAGGCACAGCGGGAACGCTTGCTGCATCGGTTCCGTCAATGTCAAGTCCGCTGGGTAGTGGCGACTGATATTGCGGCACGAGGTTTGGACGTGGATCACTTGACTCACGTAATTAACTACGATTTGCCCGATAGCGTAGAAAGCTACGTTCACCGGATCGGACGCACGGGCCGCGCTGGCCGCGAAGGAACTGCGATCACGCTGATTCAACCAGTCGATCGTCGCAAATTGCGCTTGATTGAACGCCACGTGCGATCGAGCTTGACTGTACGAAACATTCCGACACGCGCGCAAATTGAAGCGCGTCAGTTGGAAAAGATGCAGGGTAAAGTTCGCGAAGCTTTGGCTGGCGAACGGATGGCATCTTTCTTACCTCTGGTGTCTCAGTTGTCCGAAGAGTACGACGCCCACGCGATCGCGGCTGCTGCTTTGCAAATGGCCTTCGATCAAAGCCGTCCGGCTTGGATGGGTGCTGATTACGCTCAACAAGAAGATCCCCCGATTGGTGGAGAAAACAGCGTCAAGCCAATCTTGATCAAGAAGCGGGCTAAGACTGGTGCCCCGACCAATTCTGTGGGTTCGAGCGTTCCTGCTCCCGTTCCTCAGAACAGCTAATTTGTAGGGTGCGCTTCGGCGCACTTTACTTTGGAATATGTGTAGAGATGCGAGATCGCGTCTCTACTTTGTTTTGTTGATCTCTCTCTTCTATTCCTCTGTGTACTCTGCGCTCTCTGCGGTTAAATCATCCAAAAACAACCGTAAACGATATAAATAAAGATGCAAGTTAGCGATCGGACAATTTCTGTCACTAATTCTACGCTGAGTACGTTAATTGAAGAATTGGGTACTGAGTGTCAAAATGTTATTACTTTAATCCATCAGCTTCAGTTACCTTGTTTGAGCGATCGACAAAAAGCTGAAATTATAGCAGAGTTTCTGAGTGCTGCAATTCACCTGAACGTGCATTGCGGAGAGGATTTTTCAGACACAAATTGCTGAGAAAATGGCAAAATTGTCGGATGATGATGAAGAGGATTAGGAGGATTTGGGCGATCGCACACCAGTATCTGTAGGGTGTGTCGCCCTCTGAAATCTCTAAACGCGAGCGAAAATCTAATAGCGACGCACCTTACACATTGAATGAACAGAACAAACCCAACAATTGTTATGTAGCAAGATTTTTCCTAAACGGTATTACTATGAAAATTCTCAGAAATAAGAAGGACTGAAGTCCTCACTACGAACCTGAAGTAAGAAGGACTGAAGTCCTCACTACGAACCTGAAGTAAGAAGGACTGAAGTCCTCACTACGAACCTGAAGTAAGAAGGACTGAAGTCCTCACTACAAACCTGAAGTAAGAAGGACTGAAGTCCTCACTACAAACCTGAAGTAAGAAGGACTGAAGTCCTCACTACGAACCTGAAGTAAGAAGGACTGAAGTCCTCACTACGAACCTGAAGTAAGAAGGACTGAAGTCCTCACTACAAACCTCTAATATTTTAGTTGAGCTGGGTGCCGACAATAATCTTTTGCACGCGATCGCCTTTAAGTTCAACAACCAAATTAGAAGCCTTTTGGTTGTTACTGTAAGTCCACTTAGTGATTCCTTTCTCGACAGATTGCGAACCGTAACTGTAAGTTTTAAGGACTTTTTGGCTCTTATCTCCTACCTTAATACTATTAAGTGTCGCGAACTTGGGATTTGTAGTAGAAATTAAATAAACTTTGCCTTCCCAAGCTGCTACTGTCAATTTCGAGTAGGTTAGAGTCCGAATCTTGCCGCCGATCGCCTTACTGCCCGGTTTAGTTTCGTCACGCTCCGGTTTGCCCAACTTGCGTTTCGCCTCTTCCACAGACATCCCCAAGCGCACCCCGCCAATCCCCAAGCGCGAATAGTCGATCGCCGCCGGCTTTTGTGTGGCGTTCAGCATTTTTTCTAGGGCGACAACAGTTTGATTCATACCAGCAACAGGGCGAACCAAAGCAGCAAATCCAAAGCTCGAAATCGCGATATTCAGCATGATGCCAGCGACGGCTGTTGTCACAAACAATCTTACCATTTTTCTATACCTTTATTTTGCAGTTTATTCCTGCAATACCCCGTTATATCCGGATCAATACTAATGATTGCGGGCGAATAAAATTCGCTCCTATACAGCCAAACTCCGCCTGCGAGGACTCAAGGAGTAAGGATATTTATCTCCCAAAATATAACATAGAGAAACTCGCTTTCAGCAGGGGGGCTAGCCCAGCGATCGCCCTAATTTTGGGTTTTCTGAATACCAACACCATTTTACGTTTAATTAGCGCAAATACTTCATCACCGGAATGGGTGTGATATCCTAACAAAAGCCGTTTTTCCATAAAATCCGCAATTTAGATGACCGCAACAGATTCGACTAAACACCAAAAATCTAAAGCCCTGAAACCGGGCAGCCGCCGCCCCGCGAAAGAACTTTGCAGCGAGTGCGGTTTGTGCGATACATATTACATCCATTATGTCAAGAAAGCTTGCGCTTTCTTAACTCAGCATATTGCAGAACTAGAAGAAGAGATTCACGGGCGATCGCGCAATCTCGACAATCCCGATGATTGGTACTTCGGCGTCAGTCAAAATATGATGGCTGCTAAGAAAAAAGAACCCATTGAGGGCGCTCAGTGGACGGGAATTGTCAGCTCAATCGCGATCGAAATGCTAGAAAAAGGCATTGTTGAAGGTGTTGTCTGCGTCCAAAATACTAAAGAAGACCGCTTTCAACCGATGCCAATAATTGCCAGAAACCGCGAAGAAATTCTCGCAGCAAAAGTCAACAAACCAACTCTATCTCCCAACCTTTCAGTATTGGAACAAATCGAAAAGTCGGGGATGAAGCGGCTGTTAGTGATTGGCGTCGGCTGTCAAATTCAAGCCTTGCGTACAGTCGAAAAAGAACTGGGTTTAGAAAAACTCTATGTTCTCGGAACTCCCTGTGTCGATAATGTCAGCCGCGCGGGCTTGCAGAAATTCCTAGATACGACTAGCCGTTCTCCTGAAACGGTGGTGTCTTACGAGTTTATGCAAGACTTCAACGTTCACTTCAAACACGAAGATGGTTCTACGGAAAAAGTGCCATTTTTCGGATTGAATACTAAGGAATTGAAAGATGTTTTTGCTCCTTCTTGTTTGAGCTGTTTTGATTATGTTAATTCCTTAGCAGATTTAGTTGTGGGCTACATGGGCGCACCTTTTGGCTGGCAGTGGATTGTGGTACGCAATGACACCGGGCAAGAGATGTTAGACTTGGTAACGGATCAGCTAAACACTCAGCCGGTGATGTCTCAGGGAAATAGAAAAGAGGCTGTTCAGCAAAGTATTCCGGCTTATGAAAAAGGTGTGACTTTGCCGATGTGGGCGGCGAAGTTGATGGGGGTTTTTATTGAGAGAATTGGGCCGAAGGGTTTGGAATATGCCCGTTTTTCGATTGATTCTCATTTCACTCGCAATTATTTGTATGTGAAGCGGAATTACCCGGAGAAGTTGGAGGCTCATGTGCCGGAATATGCTAAGCGGATTGTGGGACAATATAAGTTACCAGATGTGTAAACTTGTTGTAGGGCGAATCATATCGTATCCTGTCAATTACCATTAATAAAAAATGTTTGTAGTGAGGACTTTAGTCCTTTCTTGGATGCGGACTAAAGTCCTCACTACAAACATTTTTTATCGTTGTAGCTAATGACTAAATGACGCACCCTACGAGTCGGCGATCAAAATTTTGTAGGGTGCGTCAGTCAGATCAATTACCATTAATAAAAAATGTTTGTAGTGAGGACTTTAGTCCTTTCTTGGATGCGGACTAAAGTCCTCACTACAAACCAATTTTATCGTTGTAGCTAATGACTAAATGACGCACCCTACGAGTCGGCGATCAAAGTTTTGTAGGGTGCGTCAGTCAGAAGCTGTTGAATTATTGAACAAATAATGTTACTGACGCACCCTACGAGTCGGCGAGTCGGCGATCAAAGTTTTGTAGGGTGCGTCAGTCAGAAGCTGTTGAATTATTGAACAAATAATGTTACTGACGCACCCTACGAGTCGGCGATCGCACATTCCTACAAATCAGCAGCGTGTTCCTTCAATTCGTCCAAAGAAACGTATTCCAAAGTTAAGACATGAGTCGCCGACAAAACCACACGGGGCGCACATCCAGCATCCATTGCTTCCTTCCAGCGCGAAGCACACAAACACCAACAATCTCCTGGTTTCAAGCCCGGAAATTTAAAATCTGGAACGGGGGTACTCAAATCGTTTCCCATTCTTTTTGTGTACTTCAAAAACTCTTCTGTCACTTGCGCGCAAACGGTGTGAGCGCCCAAATCGCCGCCGCCCGTATTGCATTTACCGTCCCGATAATATCCTGTCATCGGTGATGTGCAGCAGGTTTCTAATTTTCCGCCCAGCACATTTGTCGCTTCCGTCACCATCGCAGTTCCTCCACACAACTCTGCATTCTAATTTTACACAAAAGATGGTTTGTTTATATATTTTTTCCCATTGCAAAGTTGATAAATTTTTGCCCTCTCCGTTCTACTTCTTGCTTCTTAATCACCATAAATCCCTGGGATTCAAAAAAAGATCGAGCTGTAATGCTGGCTTCGGTAAATAACTTTTTAAGTCCTAACTCTTGGGCTTTTGACTCAATTTGTGTTAAAATTAGCTTACCAATTCCTTGTCTTTGAAAGTCTTTGTGGCAGTAAAAGCGATCGATATGGCCGTTTGTTTCTAATTCTCCAAAACCTGCGATTGTATCCCCTTCTTCGGCGACAAAGGTACATTTATTGCTTAAACTTTGCATCCAAATTTGAATATCGGCCTCTGCTGGCGCCCAAGCCTCTACTTGGGCTGTGGTGTAATCGCGGATATTTACTTCGTGTACGGTGTCGTAGAAAAGTTTCACAATTTTTTCGGTGTCGCCGATTTCGTAGGTTCGGATTTTCATGAGATTTAATGTGCAGATTCCCACGATCGATTAGGGGCTTTTGTCTGGAGATTGATTGCCGGTATTTTATATTTTGGGCTAAATTTGCCCCGAAAAATCGAGTTTAAACATAATTTTACTGCACCCCTTGACAAGCTCTGCTAGTCTGTGCAACATTAATTATAACAACTGTTCGATATACCTAATTTTGGCAAGCTCAACCGCCAAAAGCTATTTTGTGTAGTGTTTTATACTATATCGGATGTTCGATATAGGAATATTTGGTCGATCGCCCTTAAATCTCGGATAACCTAGGATCTAGAGTCCACCATACCAGATCGATCGACCCATGCCAAAGATAGTTGACCGCGAATTGTACCGCAAAGAACTGCTGAACAAAAGTTTTGAACTCTTTGCCGAAAAAGGCTATTCCTCCGTAACAATGCGCGAAATTGCCTTGGGAATCGGAGTTTCTACAGGCACGCTTTACCACTATTTCCCGAGTAAAGAAAGTCTGTTCGAGCAGTTAATTGAATACTTGAGTTACGAAGATACCAAAGAAGAAGCCCTGGCAGAATTCGGAAATCCACCAACATTAGGAGAAAAAATCGATAAACTGATGGAATATCTCTGTAAAAAAGAGGATTATATGCTCAAGGATATGTTGATTACTTTTGATTTCTGTAAGCACAAAACCCGCAAAGAGATTGAGAATAATCAGGCACTTCAGCAAGCAGGAAAGCGTTATAAAGAAGCCGTTTTTTGCTACTTGGGTATCGCAGATCCAGCAGTGGCTGTATTTATTATCAACTATATTGATGGATTGGTAGCAAGAAGGTTCTATCAAGGTGAAAGTATATCTTTTTCAGAACAATCAACATTATTAAAAGAAATGCTGCTGGCTTATTTAGAAAAAAAACAAGGTCAAATTTAGGAGAAATATGAATTTTCAATTTTTCATTAAGCCTAAAAATAAATTGGTCATCGGATTGGTAATTGCTGGTGCTGCGATTAGTGTCGGTACAAGTCTTTACGGGATTTCTCAGTTTGGATCTTTAGCTAAAAATGCTGAACCTTTGCCCGTAGAAACGCCACCGCCCAGGAAAATCACGGCATTGGGAAGATTGGAACCGGTGGGCGAAGTGATACGGTTGGGCGTTTCGCAGGCGTTGGATGGCGATCGCGTGGCGAAGCTGTTAGTCAAAGAGGGCGATCGCGTCAAAGCGGGGCAGTCGATCGCGATTTTGGATGCGGGCGATCGGCTAAAATCTGCTTTAGACGAAGCCAAAGAAAAAGTCAAAGTTGCTGAAGCCAATTTAGCCAAGGTAAAAGCCGGGGCGAAGTCGGGAGAACTTGCAGCACAATCTGCCACAATTGGCAAGCTAAAGGCGGAATTTCAAGGAAATCAAGCGGCGCAACAAGCAACAGTCGATCGACTGCAAGCGCAGTGGGAAGGCGAAAAAACCGCACAGCAAGCAACCATCAATAGAATAACCGCACAATGGCAAGGCGAAAGGAAAGCGCAAACAGCAACAATCAGCAGAATAACTGCACAGTGGCAAGGAGAAAAAACAGGACAAACCGCCGCAATCAACAAATTAAAAGCCGAGTCGAATAATGCGGAAACCGAATATTTGCGGCACAAAGAACTTGTTGCCGAAGGCGCAATTTCTCAATCGGTAATGGACAGCAAACGACTGGCATTAGAAACAACTCGCCAGCAAGTTAAAGAATCCGAAGCCAATCTCAGCCGCATCAACAATACAGCCAAACAGCAGCTAGAAGAAGCCGAAGCAAATCTTGCCAGAATTAACAGTACAGCAATCCAGCAACTCAACGAAGCCGAAGCAAATCTTGCCCGCATTAACAGTACAGCCAAGCAGCAACTTAACGAAGCCGAAGCAAATCTCGATCGCATCAAAAATAGCGGCAGCGAACAACTGAAAGAAGCCCAAGCAACTCTTGACAAAATAGGCGAAGTACGCCCAGTAGATATCCAAGCAGCGCAAACCGAAATCAACAGCGCCATCGCCCAAGTCAAGCGCGCCCAAACCGAATTAAATCAAGCTTACATCCGCACTCCCAACCCCGGAAAGATTCTCAAAATTCATACCCGCGCCGGGGAAAAAATCAGCGATGACGGCATTGCAGACGTGGGAGAAACCCAGCAAATGGTAGTCGTCGCCGAAGTTTATCAAACTGACATCAGCAAAATTAAGCTGGGGCAAAAAGCAACCGTTACCAGCCAAGCCTTTGTAGGAGAATTGCCGGGAACAGTTCAAGAAATTGGGTTAAAAGTCAGCAAGCAAAACGTGTTTAGCAACCAGCCCGGAGAAAACTTGGACAGCCGAGTTGTGGAAGTAAAAATTCATCTGAATGCTGAAGCTAGCAAACAAGTTGCGGGATTGACAAATTTGCAGGTACAAGTAGCAATTAAAAATTAAGGAGATTGAGAAAATGGGAGAATTGGGGCCAGATCCAAACCTACCTTATCCGATGGCACACCAGCGCCGGGTTTGCTTTATCAAAAACTTTGTGAAATCGCCCAATATTATGGTAGGTGATTACTCTTACTATGACGATCCAATTGACCCGGAAAACTTCGAGAAAAACGTACTTTACAATTACGGGAGTGAAAAATTAATTATTGGTAAATTTTGTGCGATCGCCACCAACGTCAAATTTATCATGAACGGTGCCAACCACAAACTCGATGGCATTTCTACCTATCCATTCCCTGTCTTTGGCAACGGCTGGGAAACGGCAATTAATCTATTAATCGAACTGCCAAGTAAAGGCGATACCGTCATCGGTAATGATGTTTGGATCGGTTACGAATCGGTGATTATGCCGGGAGTTAAAATCGGTGACGGTGCGATTATCGCTGCTAAATCTGTTGTAGTAAAGGATGTTCCCGCTTATACCGTTGTTGGTGGAAATCCCGCAAGTGTAATCAAGCAGCGTTTCAACGATGCTGAGGTTGCACAACTGTTAGCAATTCGCTGGTGGGATTGGGAAATTGATAAAATTTCGCGCAACATTAACTTAATTATGCAATCTGATATTCCAGCGCTGAGTAATGCCGATCGGACTTAGCCACTCACCGACAAAGAAACCTACTTTAAAATTACCCATTACCCATTACCCATTACCCATTACCAAAAATTATGTTTCGCAAAACACCCCTTGCTTGGTTGCAAGTAACTAGAGAAAAAACTCGTCTTGCTGTAGCTATCGCCGGAATTGCCTTTGCAGATATTCTGATTTTTGTGCAACTGGGATTTCAAGAAGCACTCTTCGACTCTGCTGTTAAACCACACGAAAGTTTACAGACAGATTTAGTGTTAATCAATCCTCAATTTGAAACTTTTGCTGCGGTAA
The sequence above is drawn from the Microcoleus sp. bin38.metabat.b11b12b14.051 genome and encodes:
- the rimO gene encoding 30S ribosomal protein S12 methylthiotransferase RimO, with protein sequence MATKPTIAFTHLGCEKNRIDTEHMIGLLAQAGYEVDSNEELADYVVVNTCSFIQAAREESVRTLVELAEANKKVVITGCMAQHFQQQLLDELPEAVAIVGTGDYHKIVDVMQRVEKGDRVSLVSSEPTYIADETTPRYRTTSEGVAYLRIAEGCDYRCAFCIIPHLRGNQRSRTIESIVAEAKQLASEGVKEIILISQITTNYGKDIYGEPKLAELLRALGEVNVPWIRMHYAYPTGLTPQVVAAICETPNVLPYLDLPLQHSHPEILRAMNRPFQAGINDAIVDRLKAAIPNAVMRTTFIVGFPGETDEHAAHLLEFVKRHEFDHVGVFVFSPEEGTPAFSLPQQIPAEIMEMRRNSVMAAQQPISLKKNQESVGQVVDVLIEQEQPETGELIGRSARFSPEVDGLVYVTGEARLGSIVPVKITSSDVYDLYGQVNFGF
- a CDS encoding DEAD/DEAH box helicase, translating into MNLLFEGLGLSEELVLHLETLGFTEPTPIQVQAIPHLLAGRDVVGQAQTGTGKTAAFSLPILERIDLDVTAVQALVLTPTRELAMQVTEAIRDLSGISSDGPVKVGRSLQVLTVYGGQSIDRQMQRLKRGVHIVVGTPGRILDMLSRGSLKLDKVQWLVLDEADEMLSMGFIQDVEKILDAAPKDRQTAFFSATMEASIRKLVARHLRNPVNVTVEQPKATPKRISQGVYMIPRGWSKARALQPILEMEDPESALIFVRTRQSAAELTSQLQAAGHSVDEYHGNLNQAQRERLLHRFRQCQVRWVVATDIAARGLDVDHLTHVINYDLPDSVESYVHRIGRTGRAGREGTAITLIQPVDRRKLRLIERHVRSSLTVRNIPTRAQIEARQLEKMQGKVREALAGERMASFLPLVSQLSEEYDAHAIAAAALQMAFDQSRPAWMGADYAQQEDPPIGGENSVKPILIKKRAKTGAPTNSVGSSVPAPVPQNS
- a CDS encoding Coenzyme F420 hydrogenase/dehydrogenase, beta subunit C-terminal domain; translation: MTATDSTKHQKSKALKPGSRRPAKELCSECGLCDTYYIHYVKKACAFLTQHIAELEEEIHGRSRNLDNPDDWYFGVSQNMMAAKKKEPIEGAQWTGIVSSIAIEMLEKGIVEGVVCVQNTKEDRFQPMPIIARNREEILAAKVNKPTLSPNLSVLEQIEKSGMKRLLVIGVGCQIQALRTVEKELGLEKLYVLGTPCVDNVSRAGLQKFLDTTSRSPETVVSYEFMQDFNVHFKHEDGSTEKVPFFGLNTKELKDVFAPSCLSCFDYVNSLADLVVGYMGAPFGWQWIVVRNDTGQEMLDLVTDQLNTQPVMSQGNRKEAVQQSIPAYEKGVTLPMWAAKLMGVFIERIGPKGLEYARFSIDSHFTRNYLYVKRNYPEKLEAHVPEYAKRIVGQYKLPDV
- a CDS encoding DUF2237 domain-containing protein, with protein sequence MVTEATNVLGGKLETCCTSPMTGYYRDGKCNTGGGDLGAHTVCAQVTEEFLKYTKRMGNDLSTPVPDFKFPGLKPGDCWCLCASRWKEAMDAGCAPRVVLSATHVLTLEYVSLDELKEHAADL
- a CDS encoding GNAT family N-acetyltransferase yields the protein MKIRTYEIGDTEKIVKLFYDTVHEVNIRDYTTAQVEAWAPAEADIQIWMQSLSNKCTFVAEEGDTIAGFGELETNGHIDRFYCHKDFQRQGIGKLILTQIESKAQELGLKKLFTEASITARSFFESQGFMVIKKQEVERRGQKFINFAMGKNI
- a CDS encoding TetR/AcrR family transcriptional regulator, producing MPKIVDRELYRKELLNKSFELFAEKGYSSVTMREIALGIGVSTGTLYHYFPSKESLFEQLIEYLSYEDTKEEALAEFGNPPTLGEKIDKLMEYLCKKEDYMLKDMLITFDFCKHKTRKEIENNQALQQAGKRYKEAVFCYLGIADPAVAVFIINYIDGLVARRFYQGESISFSEQSTLLKEMLLAYLEKKQGQI
- a CDS encoding HlyD family efflux transporter periplasmic adaptor subunit, coding for MNFQFFIKPKNKLVIGLVIAGAAISVGTSLYGISQFGSLAKNAEPLPVETPPPRKITALGRLEPVGEVIRLGVSQALDGDRVAKLLVKEGDRVKAGQSIAILDAGDRLKSALDEAKEKVKVAEANLAKVKAGAKSGELAAQSATIGKLKAEFQGNQAAQQATVDRLQAQWEGEKTAQQATINRITAQWQGERKAQTATISRITAQWQGEKTGQTAAINKLKAESNNAETEYLRHKELVAEGAISQSVMDSKRLALETTRQQVKESEANLSRINNTAKQQLEEAEANLARINSTAIQQLNEAEANLARINSTAKQQLNEAEANLDRIKNSGSEQLKEAQATLDKIGEVRPVDIQAAQTEINSAIAQVKRAQTELNQAYIRTPNPGKILKIHTRAGEKISDDGIADVGETQQMVVVAEVYQTDISKIKLGQKATVTSQAFVGELPGTVQEIGLKVSKQNVFSNQPGENLDSRVVEVKIHLNAEASKQVAGLTNLQVQVAIKN
- a CDS encoding Vat family streptogramin A O-acetyltransferase; amino-acid sequence: MGELGPDPNLPYPMAHQRRVCFIKNFVKSPNIMVGDYSYYDDPIDPENFEKNVLYNYGSEKLIIGKFCAIATNVKFIMNGANHKLDGISTYPFPVFGNGWETAINLLIELPSKGDTVIGNDVWIGYESVIMPGVKIGDGAIIAAKSVVVKDVPAYTVVGGNPASVIKQRFNDAEVAQLLAIRWWDWEIDKISRNINLIMQSDIPALSNADRT